One Coprobacter tertius genomic window carries:
- a CDS encoding diacylglycerol kinase — MENAPFSLKKRIYSFRYAISGIKQLIITEHNARIHLSAAIIAIGCGIWLGISPVEWMIIIMCIGLVFGTECFNSAIEAISDFVSPEYHNTIKRIKDLAAAGVLCVALASATTGCIIFIPKIIVYFTS, encoded by the coding sequence ATGGAAAATGCACCTTTTTCTTTAAAAAAAAGAATATATAGCTTTCGTTATGCTATCAGCGGCATAAAACAACTTATCATTACCGAACATAATGCCCGTATACATCTATCAGCGGCAATTATAGCTATCGGCTGCGGTATTTGGCTCGGAATATCTCCGGTCGAATGGATGATCATCATAATGTGTATCGGTCTCGTTTTTGGAACAGAGTGTTTCAATTCAGCCATCGAAGCCATTTCCGATTTTGTTTCCCCCGAATATCATAATACGATAAAACGAATCAAAGACCTTGCCGCTGCAGGAGTTTTATGTGTTGCTTTAGCTTCTGCAACAACCGGTTGTATTATTTTTATACCTAAGATCATCGTGTATTTCACATCTTAA
- a CDS encoding RNA polymerase sigma factor, giving the protein MEVKNLTEMLVGMQKRLFSFAYSLTMNKDDAQDLLQTTSLKVLNNSEKFVNNENFSGWIFTIMRNIFINDYHSSANKYTVFDNEEGTVMRRFATNPADDTPESTFAMKEINKAIKGLSDEYRVPFSLYVAGYKYQEIADRMELPIGTVKSRIFSSRRQLQDQLKEYRYD; this is encoded by the coding sequence ATGGAAGTAAAGAATTTAACTGAAATGTTAGTGGGAATGCAAAAACGTCTATTTAGTTTTGCTTATAGTCTCACGATGAATAAAGATGATGCTCAGGATCTGTTGCAAACTACGTCGCTGAAAGTATTGAATAATAGTGAAAAATTCGTGAATAACGAAAATTTTAGTGGCTGGATATTTACAATAATGCGCAATATATTTATAAACGATTATCACAGTAGTGCCAATAAATATACTGTTTTCGATAATGAAGAAGGTACGGTAATGAGACGGTTCGCAACGAATCCAGCGGACGATACACCCGAATCTACCTTTGCAATGAAAGAAATAAACAAGGCGATCAAAGGATTGTCTGACGAGTACCGGGTGCCTTTTAGTCTTTATGTAGCAGGATATAAATATCAGGAGATAGCCGATCGTATGGAATTACCTATCGGAACGGTAAAAAGCCGCATATTCAGCTCTAGGCGTCAGTTGCAGGATCAGTTGAAAGAGTATAGATACGATTAA